The following proteins are encoded in a genomic region of Prosthecobacter sp.:
- a CDS encoding ABC transporter ATP-binding protein: MESDVLVDVQRVSKKFCRDLKKSLWYGIKDVVTDMNPWQRRSAALPVAPSGSDLRPAEFWAVNDVSFQLRRGECLGLIGHNGAGKTTLLKMLNGLIKPDHGSITMRGRVSALIALGAGFNPILTGRENVYVNGAILGLSKKEIDEQIDGIIDFAEIAEFIDSPVQSYSSGMQVRLGFAVATAMKPDVMILDEVLAVGDVSFQAKCFNTLAEFRERGTAFILVSHNMHQIARYSTQVLYLKKGKTQFGGETDGAIEHFLRDMGQAEFEAVHERTDWSTVYGSGKIAFTAGRFRDGNGVEVTTIEAGAAVTLEIDYKRNADLQAPPVLDVVMRDRDGILFQGTNAMSGVSFGALPKCGSFHVSFPSMPFNSDYVEFFFSVLDSKTSEIFDWKRHVRLNLGSRGVQLGRVLLPVNWGCLAGAE, from the coding sequence GTGGAATCAGACGTGCTCGTCGATGTCCAGCGCGTCTCCAAGAAGTTCTGCCGAGATCTCAAGAAGTCCCTCTGGTATGGCATCAAGGATGTCGTCACCGACATGAATCCATGGCAGCGCCGCTCCGCAGCCCTGCCGGTGGCACCTTCAGGAAGTGATCTGCGTCCCGCTGAGTTTTGGGCGGTCAATGATGTCTCCTTCCAGCTCCGCCGTGGCGAGTGCCTTGGGCTGATCGGTCACAATGGTGCGGGCAAGACCACTTTGCTGAAAATGCTCAATGGTCTCATCAAGCCGGACCACGGCAGTATTACAATGCGTGGTAGAGTCAGTGCGCTGATTGCCCTCGGGGCCGGCTTTAATCCGATTCTCACAGGTCGCGAGAATGTGTATGTCAACGGTGCCATTCTGGGCTTGAGCAAGAAAGAAATCGACGAGCAAATCGATGGCATTATCGACTTTGCTGAGATTGCGGAGTTCATTGATTCGCCGGTGCAAAGTTACAGCTCCGGCATGCAGGTGCGCCTAGGTTTTGCAGTGGCCACTGCGATGAAACCGGATGTGATGATCCTGGATGAGGTGCTCGCTGTTGGCGACGTCAGCTTCCAGGCCAAGTGCTTCAACACCCTGGCTGAGTTTCGTGAGCGCGGCACTGCCTTCATTCTTGTTTCCCATAACATGCACCAGATTGCTCGGTACTCGACGCAGGTGCTCTATCTCAAAAAAGGAAAGACGCAATTTGGTGGTGAAACTGATGGCGCAATTGAGCATTTTCTTCGTGACATGGGGCAAGCGGAGTTTGAGGCCGTTCATGAGCGCACCGATTGGAGCACTGTCTATGGTTCGGGCAAGATTGCCTTCACTGCTGGTCGATTCCGTGACGGCAATGGAGTAGAAGTCACCACCATTGAGGCAGGGGCGGCAGTGACGCTGGAAATTGACTATAAGCGCAACGCCGATCTTCAAGCCCCGCCGGTACTGGATGTCGTCATGCGTGATCGCGATGGCATTCTGTTTCAGGGCACCAACGCTATGTCGGGCGTCAGCTTCGGTGCGTTGCCGAAATGTGGATCATTTCATGTGAGCTTTCCCAGTATGCCGTTCAATTCGGATTACGTGGAGTTCTTTTTCAGTGTCTTGGATTCGAAAACCTCCGAGATATTCGACTGGAAACGCCATGTCAGGCTCAACCTCGGCAGTCGAGGGGTCCAACTAGGACGTGTCTTGCTACCCGTGAATTGGGGATGCCTCGCCGGCGCCGAATGA
- a CDS encoding ABC transporter permease — MTQLPERTYSPEALLGHPLKLLRDIGTDILAGRELAWRLFVRDLSAQYRQTYLGYIWAFLPPLVTSLTFIFLNSQGIVQIDTGAVPYAAFAMMGTLLWQVFVDAVTAPVQALSAAKSMLAKINFPREAILMAGFYMVLFNFAVRLVLLVGVMIWWQVPVDAGLAFFPVALGGLLLCGTAIGLALAPLGALYGDVSKSIPIFAQFLMLLTPVVYPARTDGLAGLLATWNPISPLMVTARETLSAQALTLVGPFAAITLISAAAALIGLVTFRIAMPHLIARMGG; from the coding sequence ATGACACAACTCCCCGAACGCACTTACTCACCCGAGGCCTTGCTGGGTCATCCGCTCAAGCTGCTGCGAGATATTGGAACCGACATCCTCGCTGGTCGGGAGCTTGCTTGGCGGTTGTTTGTTCGCGATCTGAGCGCGCAATACCGACAGACCTATCTTGGCTACATCTGGGCGTTCCTGCCTCCGCTGGTGACCTCGCTGACTTTCATTTTTCTCAACTCGCAGGGCATTGTGCAGATTGACACCGGTGCGGTTCCCTATGCAGCCTTTGCCATGATGGGCACGCTGCTCTGGCAGGTGTTTGTGGACGCGGTGACTGCTCCCGTGCAGGCCCTCAGCGCCGCCAAATCCATGCTGGCCAAGATCAATTTCCCCCGGGAGGCCATTCTGATGGCTGGCTTCTACATGGTGCTTTTCAACTTCGCCGTGCGCTTGGTTTTGCTCGTCGGCGTCATGATTTGGTGGCAGGTGCCGGTGGATGCTGGCCTTGCGTTCTTTCCCGTAGCCCTTGGTGGTCTGTTGCTCTGCGGCACCGCCATCGGGCTCGCCCTGGCTCCGTTGGGTGCGCTGTATGGCGATGTGTCGAAGAGCATTCCGATCTTCGCGCAGTTTTTAATGCTGCTGACACCCGTGGTCTATCCTGCCCGAACCGATGGGCTTGCGGGCCTCCTCGCCACCTGGAATCCGATCTCGCCCTTGATGGTGACCGCGCGGGAAACACTCTCCGCTCAGGCTCTCACCCTCGTCGGCCCCTTTGCCGCCATCACGCTGATTTCCGCCGCCGCCGCACTGATCGGCCTGGTCACCTTCCGCATTGCCATGCCACACCTCATCGCCCGCATGGGTGGTTGA
- a CDS encoding prenyltransferase/squalene oxidase repeat-containing protein, which yields MKVPWNISAAGFFRSLLSQGEGLASSKPGGPITLYGTCYAILGLHFLGEDEPVMDNVRRFVTSAQDSESGLLIGPELVGFEAAPGVMHDRGHLLMHLTCSVLPFCQQFSIQLKHPIFEAHKFCDQSYLEQWMKSRNWRHAWFEGNNILFVGQLLVYLRDTEMHPGAGAALDSWFQWLDRTMDPATGLWGTNGFCSPMEAVYGGYHQLLVYYHQNHLLPHIRGLVDTVLKLQHYDGGFNPNGNAGACEDVDSVDILIHCYKRLDYRRAEIRHALRRCLRHILATQNPDGGFPYSRDWPQTHMGIPGTDAAPNVSCSFPTWFRIHTLALIAEVLPGEPALHGVPFRFSNALGMGWHQSPDGWSVVSPAATLEERVLEGLHQLRIAKHCGRNHLRTIKRAGLRVLSKTGLSVGSSRKPVSGTPSHN from the coding sequence ATGAAAGTTCCTTGGAACATTTCTGCGGCCGGTTTTTTTCGGTCTCTGCTCAGTCAAGGCGAAGGGCTTGCCAGCTCAAAGCCCGGTGGTCCCATCACCCTCTACGGCACTTGCTATGCGATCCTTGGCCTTCACTTTCTGGGAGAGGATGAGCCGGTTATGGACAACGTCCGCCGGTTCGTTACTTCTGCACAGGATTCTGAGAGCGGACTCCTCATCGGCCCTGAGCTTGTCGGATTCGAGGCGGCGCCGGGTGTGATGCATGATCGCGGCCACCTGCTGATGCACCTTACCTGTTCAGTGCTGCCGTTTTGCCAGCAGTTCTCCATTCAACTCAAGCATCCCATCTTCGAAGCACACAAATTTTGTGACCAATCATACCTCGAACAATGGATGAAGAGCCGAAACTGGCGACACGCGTGGTTCGAGGGCAATAACATCCTCTTTGTCGGCCAACTGTTGGTCTATCTTCGCGATACGGAAATGCATCCCGGTGCCGGTGCTGCTCTGGACTCGTGGTTTCAATGGCTAGATCGCACAATGGATCCAGCCACCGGCCTATGGGGCACAAATGGCTTCTGCTCGCCGATGGAAGCGGTGTATGGCGGCTATCATCAACTCCTCGTCTATTACCATCAAAACCATCTGTTGCCCCACATTCGTGGTTTGGTGGATACGGTCTTGAAACTCCAGCACTATGACGGTGGGTTCAATCCGAATGGCAATGCAGGGGCATGCGAGGATGTCGATTCCGTGGACATACTGATCCACTGCTATAAACGCCTTGATTACCGCCGTGCAGAGATTCGCCATGCCTTGCGCCGGTGTCTCCGACATATCCTAGCCACTCAGAATCCCGACGGCGGGTTCCCATACAGTCGTGACTGGCCTCAGACGCACATGGGCATTCCAGGGACTGACGCGGCACCAAATGTGTCCTGCTCTTTTCCAACATGGTTCCGCATACACACGCTCGCACTCATCGCTGAAGTGCTTCCAGGCGAACCAGCCTTGCATGGTGTGCCCTTTCGATTCAGCAATGCACTTGGCATGGGATGGCATCAAAGCCCCGATGGCTGGTCGGTTGTGAGCCCGGCAGCGACATTGGAGGAACGCGTCCTCGAAGGGCTGCACCAGCTCCGCATCGCGAAGCACTGCGGACGCAACCATCTGCGAACCATCAAGCGTGCAGGGCTCCGGGTCTTGTCCAAAACTGGCCTGTCCGTCGGCTCATCTCGGAAGCCCGTCTCCGGAACACCTTCACACAACTAG
- a CDS encoding glycosyltransferase, producing MQSKPQLSVIMVVKNCAEYLSQAIDSVIEQTMQDFEFIVIDDASSDSTLSMLQSAAQRDDRIKLVAHTSKGLTAGLNVALRAASAEYIARMDGDDVCLPARFEKQLYYLQSHPECVAIGSEVMLIDSYGRSIAPRTHPASHDVIRQRLVVGDGAAMTHPAIMMRAASVHQVGGYDERFETAQDLDLFIKLGEVGQLHNLAETLLLWRQHRASVNHTKYHTWRRLKALAVAETIRRIGADEYAAVMFAEQEVPTLAQSDLQIADRAFYSGHIRTAAIYLIRSLRVPGLRRGALARSVRWVPHFLVSKLRRPTIA from the coding sequence ATGCAATCTAAACCGCAACTGTCAGTTATCATGGTGGTGAAGAACTGCGCAGAGTACTTGTCGCAGGCGATCGACAGCGTTATTGAGCAAACCATGCAGGACTTCGAATTCATCGTCATTGATGATGCTTCGAGCGACAGCACTTTGTCCATGCTCCAGTCTGCGGCACAGAGGGATGATCGCATCAAACTGGTGGCGCATACCTCGAAGGGACTGACGGCTGGGCTAAACGTGGCTTTGAGAGCTGCCAGTGCCGAATACATCGCGCGAATGGATGGCGACGATGTTTGCCTGCCAGCTCGATTTGAAAAGCAGTTGTACTATTTGCAGTCGCACCCGGAGTGTGTCGCGATCGGCTCCGAGGTTATGCTGATCGATTCCTATGGACGAAGTATTGCTCCACGAACACATCCCGCCAGCCATGATGTCATCCGTCAGCGACTGGTGGTTGGCGATGGCGCAGCCATGACCCACCCCGCGATCATGATGAGAGCTGCCAGCGTTCATCAAGTCGGCGGCTACGACGAGCGCTTCGAGACGGCGCAGGACTTGGATCTGTTCATCAAGCTGGGTGAGGTAGGGCAGTTGCACAACCTTGCGGAAACGTTGCTGCTATGGAGGCAGCATCGAGCCAGCGTCAATCATACCAAGTATCACACATGGCGCAGGCTGAAGGCTCTCGCGGTCGCCGAGACCATCAGGCGAATCGGTGCTGATGAATACGCGGCTGTGATGTTTGCGGAGCAAGAAGTTCCCACGCTGGCGCAATCGGATCTTCAAATCGCGGATCGCGCCTTCTACTCGGGCCACATCCGCACCGCCGCGATCTACTTGATTCGCAGCCTCCGCGTTCCCGGTCTTCGGCGCGGAGCGCTGGCTCGTTCCGTCCGCTGGGTGCCCCACTTCCTTGTGTCCAAACTTCGGCGTCCCACGATAGCCTGA
- a CDS encoding class I SAM-dependent methyltransferase: protein MAERAHPDEPGFQDRWQFRLRKGIIPWVSKVRSPYRAAFMWRYNWVSSYCSNKDVVDVPCGMGWGTSLIRGTRSIIGYDLSPEAVSEAKSRYGSTVKFEVGDMGKLDLPDESVDVVSCLEGIEHVPMDVGQRFMTDAHRVLRPGGRLLISSPYCRTAPHSGNPYHIHEYQPDEIHSLINGFFKIENCERHDVDLMTVLYLTCKKDPVA from the coding sequence ATGGCAGAACGTGCTCATCCTGACGAACCCGGCTTTCAAGACCGGTGGCAATTCCGACTTCGCAAGGGCATCATTCCTTGGGTTTCCAAGGTGCGAAGCCCCTACCGAGCGGCTTTCATGTGGCGTTACAACTGGGTGAGCAGCTACTGTTCAAACAAAGACGTTGTTGATGTCCCTTGTGGCATGGGTTGGGGCACATCGCTTATTCGCGGCACACGCTCCATCATAGGCTATGATCTCAGTCCTGAGGCAGTCAGCGAAGCCAAGAGTCGATATGGCAGCACGGTCAAGTTTGAGGTTGGCGACATGGGAAAGCTTGATCTGCCAGACGAGAGCGTGGATGTCGTTAGCTGCCTGGAAGGCATTGAGCATGTCCCGATGGATGTGGGGCAACGGTTCATGACCGACGCTCATCGCGTGTTGCGACCGGGAGGCAGGCTATTGATCTCGTCACCGTATTGCCGTACTGCGCCCCACAGTGGGAATCCGTATCACATCCACGAATACCAACCAGACGAGATTCACTCGCTGATCAACGGTTTCTTCAAGATCGAGAACTGCGAGCGTCACGATGTCGATTTGATGACGGTGCTTTACCTGACCTGCAAAAAAGACCCAGTAGCATGA